The following proteins are co-located in the Streptomyces sp. NBC_00435 genome:
- a CDS encoding LCP family protein — MDAQSRGRADEIDPADQWVLNPRTGNYELRLEDSAAQPPRGRGSAPAASARRAPTAPGSPAAPSPAVPGPRRGDGSPPGGGRRGGRSRKGGDGRRKKALVVTGGTLAFLLLGGSVAAYLYYDHLNGNLNVTDVGDAGTNGGFKKDQPINILVIGTDKRSGAGNEGYGDAGSVGHADTTILFHVAKDRSNATALSIPRDLITTVPACPTKQPDGSTKTIAGEHGARFNTSLGQGGRDPGCTMRTVKELTGIQVDHFMMADFNAVKNLSTAVGGVPVCVAKDVNDKDSKLKLTAGEHRLEGEQALAFVRTRHAFGNESDLDRIKTQQQFLSSMMREMKSKETLTSPQKFFSLAEAATKSLSVDSGIGSIAKLTDLAGELKNIDLKNITFTTLPVLDNPAEKIKSTVVVNPSQADPLLQMIRGDVSLTEVEQKEQAAKDAADADAKAKQDALMQGPRAAAKDVRVDVYNGGGPAGSASGTLTWLQNTKGVPKSSNLGNARTKVDTTQLEYAPNQADQARALADMMGLPATALKAGTADAGPKTPMKLTLGADFKGAGVSLSAPLKAPEGLQRVEADKSVCAK; from the coding sequence GTGGATGCGCAAAGCCGTGGCCGGGCCGACGAGATCGACCCCGCCGACCAGTGGGTACTCAACCCCCGCACCGGCAACTACGAGCTGCGACTGGAAGATTCCGCTGCGCAACCGCCACGGGGGCGGGGAAGCGCGCCCGCGGCCTCTGCCCGCAGGGCCCCCACCGCTCCCGGATCCCCCGCCGCCCCGTCCCCCGCGGTCCCCGGACCGCGCCGCGGTGACGGGTCCCCGCCCGGCGGCGGCCGCCGGGGCGGACGCTCCCGCAAGGGGGGCGACGGACGCCGCAAGAAGGCCCTGGTCGTCACCGGCGGGACGCTGGCCTTCCTGCTGCTCGGCGGCTCGGTGGCCGCGTACCTCTACTACGACCACCTGAACGGCAACCTCAACGTCACCGACGTGGGCGACGCCGGCACGAACGGCGGCTTCAAGAAGGACCAGCCGATCAACATCCTGGTCATCGGTACGGACAAGCGCAGCGGCGCCGGCAACGAGGGGTACGGGGACGCCGGCAGCGTCGGTCACGCCGACACCACGATCCTCTTCCACGTCGCGAAGGACCGTTCCAACGCCACGGCGCTGTCCATCCCGCGCGACCTGATCACCACCGTGCCGGCCTGTCCGACGAAGCAGCCGGACGGCTCGACGAAGACCATCGCCGGCGAGCACGGGGCCCGCTTCAACACCAGCCTCGGGCAGGGGGGCCGCGACCCGGGCTGCACGATGCGCACGGTCAAGGAGCTCACCGGGATCCAGGTCGACCACTTCATGATGGCCGACTTCAACGCGGTGAAGAACCTGAGCACGGCGGTCGGCGGCGTCCCGGTCTGCGTGGCCAAGGACGTGAACGACAAGGACTCCAAGCTCAAGCTCACGGCGGGCGAGCACCGGCTGGAGGGCGAGCAGGCGCTGGCCTTCGTACGGACCCGGCACGCGTTCGGCAACGAGAGCGACCTCGACCGGATCAAGACCCAGCAGCAGTTCCTGAGCTCGATGATGCGCGAGATGAAGTCGAAGGAGACGCTGACCAGTCCGCAGAAGTTCTTCTCCCTCGCGGAGGCGGCGACGAAGTCGCTGAGCGTGGACTCGGGGATAGGGTCGATCGCCAAACTCACCGACCTTGCCGGTGAATTGAAGAACATAGACCTCAAGAACATCACCTTCACCACGCTTCCCGTGCTCGACAATCCCGCGGAGAAGATCAAGTCCACCGTCGTGGTCAATCCGTCGCAGGCCGATCCGCTGCTGCAGATGATCCGGGGGGACGTCTCGCTCACGGAGGTCGAACAGAAGGAGCAGGCCGCCAAGGACGCGGCCGACGCCGACGCGAAGGCCAAGCAGGACGCGCTGATGCAGGGCCCGCGCGCGGCGGCCAAGGACGTCCGGGTGGACGTCTACAACGGCGGCGGCCCGGCCGGATCCGCTTCCGGCACGCTGACCTGGCTGCAGAACACCAAGGGGGTGCCCAAGTCGAGCAACCTGGGCAACGCGCGCACCAAGGTGGACACCACGCAGCTGGAGTACGCGCCCAACCAGGCCGACCAGGCACGGGCGTTGGCGGACATGATGGGGCTGCCCGCGACGGCACTGAAGGCGGGAACGGCCGATGCCGGACCGAAGACGCCGATGAAGCTGACGCTCGGCGCCGACTTCAAGGGGGCGGGGGTCTCCCTGTCGGCTCCGCTGAAGGCGCCCGAGGGCCTGCAGCGGGTCGAGGCGGACAAGTCGGTCTGCGCCAAGTGA
- a CDS encoding peptidoglycan recognition protein — protein MRAFLASSIGVATAAALALPLALPTTALAAPTAATVPAAAPVAPAGSTQSLPLVPVGPAADRTPGVPGMSTSPRLPEARGLAARDVKTFSLVGVVWDDASTQLDGRVQVRTRSVATSAWSDWQDVETHNSEHAADLDTAERGSGHVRGSTAPLWVGESDGVEVRVQAERGARPVTGRLPSGMRIELVDPGSADRPVADGKNGRTGGAGRAGESRETVEKGLTGEARGTGEARRTDEVRGIRATRETAAMHEIGATHKTSTTHETSATHETSATREIGATREIGATREIGATREIGATREIGATREIGELGQAGNSQMDDDKGELALLPGMTMETAESSSANVPMAPLGAQEITALNKADSTADAVLADGSLEAAARPYIGPRPRIVTRLGWGADEKLREKGFVYTNTVKAAFVHHTASGNNYACKDAPAVLRSLYRYHVVSSGWRDIGYNFAVDKCGTVYEGRAGGVAKPVLGAHTMGFNTDSMGVAVIGTFTSAAPPKAAVDAVARLTAWKLGLFGADPRAKTTLKSGGGNLYTKGSNVRMNVISGHRDGFATECPGRLLYGQLPPTRTTSAKLQGRP, from the coding sequence ATGCGTGCATTCCTTGCTTCCTCGATCGGCGTCGCGACGGCTGCCGCACTGGCCCTGCCGCTCGCGCTCCCCACTACGGCCCTCGCCGCTCCGACGGCGGCAACGGTGCCGGCCGCCGCTCCGGTGGCCCCCGCCGGATCCACCCAGTCGCTGCCACTGGTCCCCGTGGGACCCGCGGCGGACCGCACCCCGGGCGTCCCCGGCATGAGCACCTCGCCCCGGCTCCCCGAGGCGCGGGGCCTGGCCGCGCGCGACGTCAAGACCTTCTCGCTGGTCGGCGTCGTCTGGGACGACGCGAGCACCCAGCTCGACGGCCGCGTCCAGGTCCGCACCCGCTCCGTGGCCACCTCGGCCTGGTCCGACTGGCAGGACGTCGAAACCCACAACAGCGAACACGCCGCCGACCTCGACACGGCCGAACGCGGCTCCGGCCACGTCCGCGGGAGCACCGCCCCGCTGTGGGTCGGCGAATCCGACGGGGTCGAGGTCCGCGTCCAGGCGGAAAGGGGCGCACGCCCGGTGACCGGCCGCCTCCCGTCCGGCATGCGGATCGAACTCGTCGACCCGGGAAGCGCGGACCGGCCCGTCGCGGACGGCAAGAACGGCCGGACGGGCGGGGCGGGGCGGGCCGGCGAGTCCAGAGAGACGGTTGAGAAGGGCCTGACTGGCGAGGCCCGTGGGACCGGTGAGGCCCGTAGGACTGATGAAGTCCGTGGGATCAGGGCGACTCGTGAGACTGCTGCGATGCACGAGATCGGTGCGACGCACAAGACCAGCACGACGCACGAGACCAGTGCGACGCACGAGACCAGTGCGACACGTGAGATCGGCGCGACACGTGAGATCGGCGCGACACGTGAGATCGGCGCGACACGTGAGATCGGCGCGACACGTGAGATCGGCGCGACACGTGAGATCGGTGAGCTCGGCCAGGCGGGCAACTCCCAGATGGACGACGACAAGGGCGAACTGGCACTCCTGCCCGGCATGACGATGGAGACGGCGGAGTCCTCCTCCGCGAACGTCCCGATGGCCCCCCTCGGAGCCCAGGAGATCACCGCCCTCAACAAGGCCGACTCCACCGCCGACGCCGTCCTCGCCGACGGCTCGCTGGAGGCCGCCGCCCGCCCGTACATCGGCCCGCGCCCGCGGATCGTCACGCGGCTCGGATGGGGCGCGGACGAGAAGCTGCGGGAGAAGGGCTTCGTCTACACGAACACCGTCAAGGCCGCGTTCGTCCACCACACCGCCTCGGGCAACAACTACGCCTGCAAGGACGCCCCGGCGGTGCTGCGCAGCCTGTACCGCTACCACGTGGTCAGCAGCGGCTGGCGGGACATCGGCTACAACTTCGCCGTCGACAAGTGCGGCACCGTCTACGAGGGACGGGCGGGGGGAGTCGCCAAGCCGGTGCTCGGCGCGCACACCATGGGCTTCAACACGGACAGCATGGGCGTGGCGGTGATCGGCACCTTCACCTCCGCGGCCCCCCCGAAGGCGGCGGTGGACGCGGTGGCCCGACTCACGGCCTGGAAGCTCGGCCTCTTCGGAGCCGACCCCCGCGCGAAGACGACCCTCAAGTCGGGCGGCGGCAACCTCTACACCAAGGGCAGCAACGTCCGGATGAACGTCATCTCGGGCCACCGCGACGGCTTCGCGACGGAATGCCCGGGCCGCCTCCTCTACGGCCAGCTCCCCCCCACCCGCACCACCTCGGCCAAACTCCAGGGCCGCCCCTGA
- a CDS encoding TIGR03089 family protein, producing MNATDRTPADLLRSALAADPGRPLVTFYDDATGERVELSVATFANWVAKTANLLQGDLGAEPGDRLALLLPAHWQSAAWLLACASVGVVADVGGDPARADLVVSGPDTLDVAAACSGERVALALRPLGGRFPQPPAGFADYAVEVPGQGDRFAPFQPVDADGPGLVVGGEELSYARICERAREDAAKLGLGEGSRVLSRLGYDSWEGLSAGLYAALASGGSVVLCRNAAELSQEALAKRIESERVTHTA from the coding sequence GTGAACGCCACTGACCGCACCCCTGCCGACCTGCTGCGATCCGCGCTCGCCGCCGATCCCGGCCGCCCGCTCGTCACCTTCTACGACGACGCCACGGGCGAGCGCGTCGAATTGTCCGTCGCCACCTTCGCCAATTGGGTGGCCAAGACCGCCAATCTGCTCCAGGGCGACCTGGGCGCGGAGCCCGGCGACCGGCTCGCCCTGCTGCTCCCCGCCCACTGGCAGAGCGCCGCCTGGCTGCTCGCCTGCGCTTCGGTCGGGGTCGTCGCCGACGTGGGCGGGGATCCGGCCCGTGCGGACCTGGTGGTGAGCGGGCCGGACACCCTGGACGTGGCCGCCGCCTGCTCCGGCGAACGGGTGGCGCTCGCGCTGCGTCCGCTGGGCGGGCGCTTCCCCCAGCCGCCGGCCGGGTTCGCCGACTACGCCGTGGAGGTGCCCGGGCAGGGCGACCGGTTCGCGCCCTTCCAGCCGGTGGACGCGGACGGGCCGGGTCTGGTGGTCGGGGGCGAGGAGCTCTCGTACGCCCGGATCTGCGAGCGGGCCCGCGAGGACGCGGCGAAGCTCGGCCTCGGCGAGGGGTCGCGCGTGCTGTCGCGGCTGGGCTACGACAGCTGGGAGGGGCTCTCGGCCGGGCTGTACGCGGCTCTGGCCAGCGGTGGCTCCGTGGTGCTGTGCCGCAACGCCGCGGAGCTGTCGCAGGAGGCGCTGGCGAAGCGGATCGAGAGCGAACGCGTCACCCACACCGCCTAA
- a CDS encoding DNA-3-methyladenine glycosylase family protein has protein sequence MGAAPDSGNGSAPDSGNAPRQGTGSHRTRTWSPPGPLDLGLTLGPLRRGPADPTFRTAPGAVWRAARTPDGPVTLRVARQAGEVAAEAWGPGADWMLDRLPELLGAADDPAAFVPRHRLVHASHRRRPGLRLTRTGLVLETLIPTVLEQKVTTDEAYRAWRRLVRQYGEPAPGPCPPELYVMPAPRTWALIPSWDWHKAGVDAKRSATVVRAARVAARLEEAAAMELPAATARLEAVPGIGPWTSAETLQRSNGAPDAVTTGDLHLPGIVGYALAGDRDADDAAMLELLAPYAGQRHRAARLVLLSGAVPPRRTPRMPRGDIGRL, from the coding sequence CTGGGCGCTGCCCCGGACTCCGGCAACGGCTCCGCCCCGGACTCCGGCAACGCCCCCCGCCAGGGGACCGGGAGCCACCGGACCCGGACGTGGAGTCCACCCGGCCCCCTGGACCTCGGCCTCACGCTCGGCCCCCTCAGGCGCGGCCCCGCCGACCCCACCTTCCGTACCGCCCCGGGAGCGGTCTGGCGCGCCGCCCGGACGCCGGACGGCCCCGTCACGCTCCGGGTCGCGCGACAGGCCGGCGAGGTGGCCGCCGAGGCCTGGGGGCCCGGCGCCGACTGGATGCTCGACCGGCTGCCCGAACTGCTCGGCGCCGCCGACGATCCCGCCGCCTTCGTCCCCCGCCACCGGCTCGTGCACGCCAGCCACCGCCGCCGCCCGGGCCTGCGCCTGACCCGTACCGGGCTGGTCCTGGAGACCCTGATCCCGACGGTCCTGGAGCAGAAGGTCACCACCGACGAGGCCTACCGCGCCTGGCGCCGCCTCGTACGGCAGTACGGCGAGCCCGCCCCCGGCCCGTGCCCGCCGGAGCTGTACGTCATGCCAGCCCCCCGAACCTGGGCGCTGATCCCCTCCTGGGACTGGCACAAGGCCGGCGTCGACGCCAAGCGCTCCGCCACCGTCGTGCGCGCCGCCCGCGTGGCCGCCCGCCTCGAAGAGGCCGCCGCCATGGAGCTCCCGGCGGCCACCGCCCGCCTGGAGGCCGTCCCCGGCATCGGCCCGTGGACCTCCGCCGAGACCCTCCAGCGCAGCAACGGCGCCCCCGACGCCGTCACCACCGGCGACCTGCACCTGCCCGGCATCGTCGGCTACGCCCTGGCCGGGGACCGGGACGCCGACGACGCCGCCATGCTGGAGCTCCTCGCCCCGTACGCCGGTCAGCGCCACCGCGCGGCCCGCCTCGTCCTGCTGTCCGGAGCCGTCCCGCCCCGCCGCACCCCCCGGATGCCGCGAGGTGACATCGGCAGGCTCTGA
- a CDS encoding LCP family protein, with protein MTDSAGIPGGTDAAGGTQKPPNGRRRRRLLRWIGLGAALLVLLGAATGWWIYSKLDGNISEDTSAAAELRRYDKERPAHLAGGAQNILLIGSDSRSGAGNARYGQDGGTQRSDTTILLHLPADRKSATAVSIPRDLMAEVPACLKRDGTRTTEQFAQFNWAFEWGGAACTIRTVEALTGIRIDHHMLLDFSGFKKMVDAIGGVEVCLKRPVDDVEAKLKLPAGRQTLQGEQALGFVRARYSLGNGSDTERMERQQLFLGSLVKKVQSNGVLLNPARLYPLLDAATSSVTTDPGLASLRGLYELVRGVRDIPTDQIKFLTVPRRPYTANPNRDELREPDATQLFQRLRADQPLTIAPPAPTPATDAEAAGEADDEAASDGAAARPGTGRPGTAEPPAPVPTFTGTTAGVADCR; from the coding sequence GTGACGGACAGCGCGGGCATACCGGGCGGCACCGATGCGGCCGGAGGCACCCAGAAGCCTCCGAACGGCCGCAGGCGGCGCCGTCTGCTGCGCTGGATCGGGCTCGGGGCGGCCCTGCTGGTCCTTCTCGGGGCGGCCACCGGCTGGTGGATCTACTCCAAGCTCGACGGGAACATCAGCGAGGACACCTCGGCCGCGGCCGAGCTGCGGCGCTACGACAAGGAGCGCCCGGCCCACCTGGCGGGGGGCGCGCAGAACATCCTGCTGATCGGCTCGGACTCGCGCAGCGGGGCGGGCAACGCCCGCTACGGGCAGGACGGCGGCACGCAGCGTTCGGACACCACGATCCTGCTGCACCTGCCGGCGGACCGGAAGAGCGCGACCGCGGTGTCGATACCCCGGGACCTGATGGCGGAGGTGCCCGCGTGCCTGAAGCGGGACGGCACGCGCACCACCGAGCAGTTCGCCCAGTTCAACTGGGCGTTCGAATGGGGCGGGGCCGCCTGCACGATCCGTACGGTGGAGGCGCTGACCGGGATCCGGATCGATCACCACATGCTGCTGGACTTCAGCGGGTTCAAGAAGATGGTGGACGCCATCGGCGGGGTGGAGGTCTGCCTCAAGCGGCCGGTGGACGACGTGGAGGCCAAGCTGAAGCTGCCGGCCGGCCGGCAGACCTTGCAGGGCGAGCAGGCGCTGGGCTTCGTACGGGCGCGCTACAGCCTGGGCAACGGCAGCGACACCGAGCGGATGGAGCGCCAGCAGCTCTTCCTCGGGTCGCTCGTGAAGAAGGTGCAGAGCAACGGGGTGCTGCTGAATCCGGCGCGGCTGTATCCGCTGCTGGACGCGGCGACCTCCTCGGTGACCACCGACCCGGGGCTGGCCTCGCTGCGGGGGCTGTACGAGCTGGTCCGGGGCGTACGGGACATTCCGACCGACCAGATCAAGTTCCTCACGGTGCCGCGCCGGCCGTACACCGCCAACCCCAACCGGGACGAACTGCGGGAGCCGGACGCGACCCAGCTCTTCCAGCGGCTGCGGGCGGACCAGCCGCTCACCATCGCCCCGCCCGCCCCCACTCCCGCCACCGACGCGGAGGCGGCCGGGGAGGCCGACGACGAGGCCGCCTCGGACGGCGCCGCGGCCAGGCCGGGGACGGGCCGCCCGGGAACCGCGGAGCCCCCCGCACCCGTCCCCACCTTTACCGGCACCACCGCCGGTGTGGCCGATTGCCGGTAA
- a CDS encoding coenzyme F420-0:L-glutamate ligase, translating to MTGGDLPPAYLVRALPGMPEVRPGDDLAALIAATGEPLRDGDVLLVTSKIVSKAEGRIVRADSREEAIDAETVRVVARRGPLRIVENRQGLVMAAAGVDASNTAAGTVLLLPEDPDASAAAIRAGLLELLSVDVGVIVTDTFGRPWRTGLTDVAIGSAGVRVLDDLRGGTDSHGNPLSATVVATADELAAAGDLVKGKAAGLPVAVVRGLAHVLGEGSSAADLVRSPTDDMFRLGTSEAVREAVTQRRTVRAFTSEPVDAGAVRRAVAAAVTAPAPHHTTPWRFVLLESAGARLELLDAMRDAWIADLRRDGRSEESIAKRVRRGDFLRAAPYLVVPCMVTDGAHDYGHARRDAAEREMFVVAMGAGVQNFLVALAGERLGSAWVSSTMFCRDVVRKVLGLPQDWDPMGAVAVGHPAGAPAERAWRTAEAFIEVR from the coding sequence GTGACCGGCGGGGACCTGCCGCCCGCCTATCTGGTGCGGGCCCTGCCCGGGATGCCCGAGGTGCGCCCCGGCGACGACCTGGCCGCGCTGATCGCCGCCACCGGCGAGCCGCTGCGGGACGGGGACGTCCTGCTCGTCACCTCGAAGATCGTCTCGAAGGCGGAGGGCCGGATCGTCCGCGCCGATTCGCGCGAGGAGGCGATCGACGCCGAGACCGTACGGGTCGTCGCGCGCCGGGGTCCGCTGCGGATCGTGGAGAACCGGCAGGGGCTGGTCATGGCGGCCGCCGGCGTGGACGCCTCGAACACCGCCGCCGGCACCGTCCTGCTGCTGCCCGAGGACCCCGACGCGTCGGCCGCCGCGATCCGGGCCGGGCTGCTGGAGCTGCTCTCCGTGGACGTGGGCGTGATCGTGACGGACACCTTCGGGCGGCCGTGGCGCACCGGGCTCACGGACGTGGCGATCGGCTCGGCCGGCGTCCGGGTCCTGGACGACCTGCGCGGGGGCACCGACTCCCACGGCAACCCGCTCAGCGCGACGGTGGTCGCGACCGCCGACGAGCTGGCCGCCGCCGGTGACCTGGTCAAGGGCAAGGCCGCCGGGCTGCCGGTGGCGGTGGTGCGCGGGCTGGCGCACGTACTGGGCGAAGGCTCCTCGGCGGCGGACCTGGTCCGCTCGCCGACCGACGACATGTTCCGGCTGGGCACCTCGGAGGCGGTACGGGAAGCCGTGACGCAGCGGCGCACCGTACGGGCCTTCACCTCCGAGCCGGTCGACGCGGGCGCGGTCCGCCGGGCCGTGGCCGCGGCCGTGACCGCTCCCGCTCCGCACCACACGACGCCGTGGCGGTTCGTGCTGCTGGAGTCCGCGGGTGCGCGGCTGGAGCTGCTGGACGCGATGCGGGACGCGTGGATCGCGGACCTGCGCCGCGACGGCAGGTCCGAGGAGTCCATCGCGAAGCGGGTCCGGCGGGGCGATTTCCTGCGCGCCGCCCCCTACCTGGTGGTGCCGTGCATGGTCACGGACGGCGCGCACGACTACGGGCACGCGCGGCGGGACGCGGCCGAGCGGGAGATGTTCGTCGTCGCGATGGGTGCGGGCGTGCAGAACTTCCTGGTCGCGCTGGCCGGGGAGCGGCTGGGCTCGGCGTGGGTGTCCTCGACGATGTTCTGCCGGGACGTGGTGCGCAAGGTGCTCGGGCTTCCGCAGGACTGGGATCCGATGGGGGCGGTGGCCGTGGGACACCCGGCGGGCGCTCCGGCGGAGCGGGCGTGGCGGACGGCGGAGGCGTTCATCGAGGTCCGCTGA